TATTAAGGAGAAGAAAAAATGTGAAAATAATAATCCACAATTTGTGGAAGAATTGTGGATAAATAATAACTATTATTATTATCGCTTAGCTTCTTTTAGAGTATTTATTATTATATTTCCCATAAATTTTTTAAATCTTCAGGAGACATATCAACTCCTAATGATTTAAGACCATCCTGTTCATAAAAGAATGGTCCATGAGACCAAGAAGAAGCCAAATGCATTAGAAGCTCTGTTTTCATTTCTTCACGAATTTTGATATATTTATCTTCCTTATATAAATTACGCCATTCATGCTGATCTTCTTTAAGATTATACAATTCACCTTCAACTTCGTCTAGACGAGTAATGGCTGTTTTAATACTTCCTGGTATAAAGAGTATTAACTTCCAGTCTTTTTTCCTCCACATATATGAAGGAGTACCAAATCCCTCTGGACTACCACCATAAAACTCACAAAAGCCGCCAGCTTTTTCCTGATCTGAAAGAAGGTCCAAACCAGGTAACATAGGATTTTCCTGTAATCCAGCCTCTTTTATAATCGTAGGTAAAATATCTACTAATTCAGCCGGCCTTTCATCAACAGTCCCCCTTTTATCTTCAGGAATTGCAGAACCAGATAAAATCAGAGGAACTCTAGCACTACTATCATATAAACAATATTTACTGAAAAGAAAATTCCTTTCTCCTAACATTTCACCATGGTCTGATGTGTACACTATCAGGCTATTTTCCAGGCGTCCTGCTTTCTCAAGCTTATCCAGTACTTGCCCTATATAATCATCAAGCCAGCTGCAATTTGCCCAATATCTTAAGGTAGTCCGCTTTCTTTCTTCTGGGCTCATTTCTTCCCAGACCTTTCTCCAACCCATATATCTTCTTCCCCAGTTTTCCTGATTTTCTCTAGCTGCTGCTATATGTGTTCCTTCTTCTTCCTGCCATGGTGGTTGAGGAATATCAGGTATATCGTTAATATCATAGATATCTTCAAACTTTTTAATAACATTAAAGCCTGCATGGGGTTTAAAGAAAGATAGATATAAAAAGAGAGGTCTTTCATCATCAAGATCATTATCCAAAAATTCCAGACACTGATTGGCATGAAAGCCATCTGGATGATGTTCTGGAGATACTTCACTGGTTTTACCTATATAGCCAGCTGGCTGTTCCTCAC
This is a stretch of genomic DNA from Halanaerobiaceae bacterium ANBcell28. It encodes these proteins:
- a CDS encoding sulfatase-like hydrolase/transferase, whose amino-acid sequence is MEKANIIFLMTDQQRWDCLGVENPKVKTPNLDRLAKQGVRYRQAVCQSPMCVSSRNSMMFGYYPSQLGVRSNGGGLFYEDKLPSLPMPELLRRAGYQTAGFGKTHWNHGVIDKKPSTRGFEHRAGWGVSKGKLYEEGGLDMTAVAPKGEKAYMDEVANYGRGEEQPAGYIGKTSEVSPEHHPDGFHANQCLEFLDNDLDDERPLFLYLSFFKPHAGFNVIKKFEDIYDINDIPDIPQPPWQEEEGTHIAAARENQENWGRRYMGWRKVWEEMSPEERKRTTLRYWANCSWLDDYIGQVLDKLEKAGRLENSLIVYTSDHGEMLGERNFLFSKYCLYDSSARVPLILSGSAIPEDKRGTVDERPAELVDILPTIIKEAGLQENPMLPGLDLLSDQEKAGGFCEFYGGSPEGFGTPSYMWRKKDWKLILFIPGSIKTAITRLDEVEGELYNLKEDQHEWRNLYKEDKYIKIREEMKTELLMHLASSWSHGPFFYEQDGLKSLGVDMSPEDLKNLWEI